From Alligator mississippiensis isolate rAllMis1 chromosome 9, rAllMis1, whole genome shotgun sequence, one genomic window encodes:
- the CSF1R gene encoding macrophage colony-stimulating factor 1 receptor isoform X2 produces the protein MGPGLLVLLVAAGIWHGSASPTIEPNVPTVTVNNGDLVNFLCYGDSSVEWITKEKNKVVHTMGTNSTLTIASATYKDTGTYQCAYTNSSDRGRASVHLFVRDPTNVWYVSTYRVQVKEGSDAQLPCLITNPAYGSNVTLLMDNHSPILPGTEFSFSAQDGVTIYRVQQAQKGYYRCQVLINGEAKKSARIRLLVSEVEASVSVTMDTKDHVRIQGEPFWVTCQVKAPSHKYDIAWKHPAEKAAITKTTDYVKKDYIINVTLTIAAVTIGDSGRYTCMANNSGGSRSLSTMLKVIERGYVHLSPVQNTTQNIALGGSLQLQVQIEAYPPLHDWGWKHHNPSENFENSQLENQMATGNNRYTNTLVLSRLQRVESGFYTFYAANREDTASMTFSLFLKSPPRMNIVPTNNSKTLRCLADGYPAPHVEWYQCYKHAERYNPNCTLILNDTRPQVLEKMLFKTVQVESILTVPKMSANLTFCCVAVNEEGNTSETFHPYITREVWMAPNKLFNPTLYSCVGISILLLLLLLFLLYKYKQKPKYQVRWKIIEACEGNNYIFIDPTQLPYNRKWEFPRNNLQFGKTLGAGAFGKVVEATAFGLGKEDSVLKVAVKMLKATADTDEQEALMSELKIMSHLGHHENIVNLLGACTCGGPILVITEYCRYGDLLNFLRKKAECLIIQDLSSDSSPDNTANYKNIYLEKKYVRSDSGFASQTLETYVEMRPVSSSSSSSNSTPTRGKTPQEEEKEDARPLDLHDLLQFSNQVAQGMAFLASKNCIHRDVAARNVLVSDGRVAKICDFGLARDIMNDSNYVVKGNARLPVKWMAPESIFDCIYTVQSDVWSYGILLWEIFSLGKSPYPGMAVNSKFYNMVKLGYQMARPDFAPLEMYSIMQACWNLQATQRPTFDQICHLIQKQMEVNKEQDYINLPAEEDSGCEPSSCCEESCDQGESSQPLLNSNNYQFC, from the exons ATGGGGCCTGGCCTCCTGGTGCTTCTAGTGGCAGCTGGCATCTGGCATG GTTCGGCATCTCCAACCATTGAACCCAATGTCCCCACTGTGACAGTGAACAACGGAGACCTGGTGAACTTCCTTTGCTATGGGGACTCCAGTGTAGAATGGATCAccaaagagaaaaacaaagttgTGCACACCATGGGCACTAACAGCACACTTACTATCGCTAGTGCTACCTACAAGGACACAGGCACCTACCAGTGTGCCTACACCAACAGCAGCGACCGTGGGAGAGCCTCTGTGCATCTCTTTGTGAGAG ATCCTACGAACGTGTGGTACGTTAGCACCTACAGAGTCCAAGTAAAGGAAGGCAGTGACGCCCAGCTACCCTGTCTGATCACCAACCCAGCCTATGGATCCAACGTTACCCTGCTAATGGACAACCATTCCCCCATCTTACCAGGGACAGAGTTTTCTTTCAGTGCTCAGGATGGAGTAACGATATACAGAGTCCAGCAGGCTCAGAAAGGTTACTACAGATGCCAGGTCCTGATCAATGGAGAAGCAAAGAAGTCAGCAAGGATCAGACTGCTTGTTTCTGAAG TGGAGGCGTCCGTCTCAGTCACCATGGACACTAAAGACCACGTGCGAATCCAGGGTGAGCCTTTCTGGGTCACCTGCCAAGTAAAGGCTCCTTCCCACAAGTACGACATCGCGTGGAAGCATCCGGCTGAAAAA GCCGCAATCACCAAAACCACTGACTACGTAAAGAAGGATTACATCATTAACGTTACCCTGACCATCGCTGCAGTGACAATAGGAGACAGTGGAAGATACACTTGCATGGCTAACAATTCAGGTGGATCCAGGAGTTTGTCGACCATGCTCAAAGTCATAG AGAGAGGCTACGTGCATCTGTCTCCTGTGCAAAACACCACCCAGAACATAGCGCTGGGAGGAAGCTTGCAACTGCAGGTCCAGATTGAGGCTTACCCTCCCCTTCACGACTGGGGCTGGAAGCATCACAACCCTTCGGAGAACTTTGAGAACTCCCAGCTTGAAAACCAGATGGCTACTGGTAACAACCG GTACACTAACACGCTTGTCCTGAGCCGCCTACAGAGGGTGGAAAGTGGCTTCTACACCTTCTATGCTGCAAACAGAGAGGACACCGCATCCATGACCTTCAGCCTGTTCTTGAAGT CCCCGCCTCGGATGAACATTGTGCCAACCAACAACTCCAAGACCCTTCGCTGCCTGGCCGATGGCTACCCTGCTCCCCATGTCGAGTGGTATCAATGCTACAAGCATGCCGAGAG ATACAACCCAAACTGCACCTTGATTCTGAATGACACCAGACCACAGGTCCTGGAAAAGATGCTTTTCAAAACTGTGCAAGTTGAGAGCATCCTCACAGTCCCTAAGATGAGCGCCAACCTCACCTTTTGCTGCGTGGCCGTCAACGAAGAGGGGAACACCTCTGAGACCTTCCACCCTTACATTACAA GGGAAGTGTGGATGGCCCCCAACAAGCTCTTCAACCCCACCTTGTACAGCTGCGTGGGAATATccatcctgctgctcctgctcctcctcttcctcctgtacAAATACAAGCAG AAACCCAAATACCAGGTGCGGTGGAAGATCATTGAAGCCTGCGAAGGGAATAACTACATCTTTATTGACCCCACCCAGCTGCCATACAATCGGAAGTGGGAGTTCCCCAGAAACAACCTGCAGTTTG GAAAGAcccttggagcaggggcttttgGAAAAGTGGTCGAAGCCACTGCTTTCGGGCTGGGGAAGGAAGACTCTGTCCTCAAAGTGGCTGTGAAGATGCTAAAGG CCACAGCTGACACAGATGAGCAAGAGGCGCTCATGTCTGAGCTCAAGATCATGAGTCATCTGGGCCACCATGAGAACATTGTGAACCTCCTGGGAGCATGTACCTGCGGAG gcccAATCTTGGTTATCACGGAGTACTGCCGCTACGGAGATCTGCTGAATTTTCTGCGGAAGAAAGCGGAGTGCCTAATTATCCAGGACTTGAGCTCGGATTCCTCTCCGGACAACACTGCCAATTACAAGAATATCTATCTGGAGAAGAAGTATGTCCGAAG TGACAGCGGGTTTGCAAGCCAGACTTTGGAGACATATGTGGAAATGAGACCCGTGTCATCATCGTCATCCTCCTCAAACTCCACACCCACGAGGG GCAAGACCCcacaggaagaggagaaggaagatgCGCGGCCCCTGGACCTGCACGACCTGCTGCAATTCTCCAATCAGGTGGCCCAGGGCATGGCCTTCCTCGCCTCAAAGAAC TGCATCCACCGTGACGTGGCAGCAAGGAACGTGCTGGTGTCTGATGGACGAGTAGCCAAGATCTGTGACTTCGGGCTGGCCAGGGACATCATGAATGATTCAAACTACGTCGTGAAAGGCAAC GCTCGTCTGCCCGTGAAGTGGATGGCCCCAGAGAGCATCTTTGACTGCATTTACACAGTGCAGAGTGATGTGTGGTCTTACGGCATCCTCCTCTGGGAGATCTTCTCACTGG GTAAAAGCCCGTACCCAGGCATGGCAGTGAATAGCAAATTCTACAACATGGTGAAGCTGGGATACCAGATGGCCAGGCCAGATTTCGCTCCTTTGGAAAT GTACAGCATCATGCAAGCGTGCTGGAACCTGCAAGCCACGCAGCGGCCGACCTTCGACCAGATCTGCCATCTCATTCAGAAGCAAATGGAAGTCAACAAGGAGCAG GACTACATAAACCTCCCCGCAGAGGAAGACAGTGGGTGCGAACCCTCCAGCTGCTGCGAGGAGTCCTGCGATCAAGGAGAGAGCAGTCAGCCCCTTCTGAACAGCAACAATTACCAGTTCTGTTAA
- the CSF1R gene encoding macrophage colony-stimulating factor 1 receptor isoform X4: MGPGLLVLLVAAGIWHGSASPTIEPNVPTVTVNNGDLVNFLCYGDSSVEWITKEKNKVVHTMGTNSTLTIASATYKDTGTYQCAYTNSSDRGRASVHLFVRDPTNVWYVSTYRVQVKEGSDAQLPCLITNPAYGSNVTLLMDNHSPILPGTEFSFSAQDGVTIYRVQQAQKGYYRCQVLINGEAKKSARIRLLVSEAVEASVSVTMDTKDHVRIQGEPFWVTCQVKAPSHKYDIAWKHPAEKAAITKTTDYVKKDYIINVTLTIAAVTIGDSGRYTCMANNSGGSRSLSTMLKVIERGYVHLSPVQNTTQNIALGGSLQLQVQIEAYPPLHDWGWKHHNPSENFENSQLENQMATGNNRYTNTLVLSRLQRVESGFYTFYAANREDTASMTFSLFLKSPPRMNIVPTNNSKTLRCLADGYPAPHVEWYQCYKHAERYNPNCTLILNDTRPQVLEKMLFKTVQVESILTVPKMSANLTFCCVAVNEEGNTSETFHPYITREVWMAPNKLFNPTLYSCVGISILLLLLLLFLLYKYKQKPKYQVRWKIIEACEGNNYIFIDPTQLPYNRKWEFPRNNLQFGKTLGAGAFGKVVEATAFGLGKEDSVLKVAVKMLKATADTDEQEALMSELKIMSHLGHHENIVNLLGACTCGGPILVITEYCRYGDLLNFLRKKAECLIIQDLSSDSSPDNTANYKNIYLEKNDSGFASQTLETYVEMRPVSSSSSSSNSTPTRGKTPQEEEKEDARPLDLHDLLQFSNQVAQGMAFLASKNCIHRDVAARNVLVSDGRVAKICDFGLARDIMNDSNYVVKGNARLPVKWMAPESIFDCIYTVQSDVWSYGILLWEIFSLGKSPYPGMAVNSKFYNMVKLGYQMARPDFAPLEMYSIMQACWNLQATQRPTFDQICHLIQKQMEVNKEQDYINLPAEEDSGCEPSSCCEESCDQGESSQPLLNSNNYQFC; this comes from the exons ATGGGGCCTGGCCTCCTGGTGCTTCTAGTGGCAGCTGGCATCTGGCATG GTTCGGCATCTCCAACCATTGAACCCAATGTCCCCACTGTGACAGTGAACAACGGAGACCTGGTGAACTTCCTTTGCTATGGGGACTCCAGTGTAGAATGGATCAccaaagagaaaaacaaagttgTGCACACCATGGGCACTAACAGCACACTTACTATCGCTAGTGCTACCTACAAGGACACAGGCACCTACCAGTGTGCCTACACCAACAGCAGCGACCGTGGGAGAGCCTCTGTGCATCTCTTTGTGAGAG ATCCTACGAACGTGTGGTACGTTAGCACCTACAGAGTCCAAGTAAAGGAAGGCAGTGACGCCCAGCTACCCTGTCTGATCACCAACCCAGCCTATGGATCCAACGTTACCCTGCTAATGGACAACCATTCCCCCATCTTACCAGGGACAGAGTTTTCTTTCAGTGCTCAGGATGGAGTAACGATATACAGAGTCCAGCAGGCTCAGAAAGGTTACTACAGATGCCAGGTCCTGATCAATGGAGAAGCAAAGAAGTCAGCAAGGATCAGACTGCTTGTTTCTGAAG CAGTGGAGGCGTCCGTCTCAGTCACCATGGACACTAAAGACCACGTGCGAATCCAGGGTGAGCCTTTCTGGGTCACCTGCCAAGTAAAGGCTCCTTCCCACAAGTACGACATCGCGTGGAAGCATCCGGCTGAAAAA GCCGCAATCACCAAAACCACTGACTACGTAAAGAAGGATTACATCATTAACGTTACCCTGACCATCGCTGCAGTGACAATAGGAGACAGTGGAAGATACACTTGCATGGCTAACAATTCAGGTGGATCCAGGAGTTTGTCGACCATGCTCAAAGTCATAG AGAGAGGCTACGTGCATCTGTCTCCTGTGCAAAACACCACCCAGAACATAGCGCTGGGAGGAAGCTTGCAACTGCAGGTCCAGATTGAGGCTTACCCTCCCCTTCACGACTGGGGCTGGAAGCATCACAACCCTTCGGAGAACTTTGAGAACTCCCAGCTTGAAAACCAGATGGCTACTGGTAACAACCG GTACACTAACACGCTTGTCCTGAGCCGCCTACAGAGGGTGGAAAGTGGCTTCTACACCTTCTATGCTGCAAACAGAGAGGACACCGCATCCATGACCTTCAGCCTGTTCTTGAAGT CCCCGCCTCGGATGAACATTGTGCCAACCAACAACTCCAAGACCCTTCGCTGCCTGGCCGATGGCTACCCTGCTCCCCATGTCGAGTGGTATCAATGCTACAAGCATGCCGAGAG ATACAACCCAAACTGCACCTTGATTCTGAATGACACCAGACCACAGGTCCTGGAAAAGATGCTTTTCAAAACTGTGCAAGTTGAGAGCATCCTCACAGTCCCTAAGATGAGCGCCAACCTCACCTTTTGCTGCGTGGCCGTCAACGAAGAGGGGAACACCTCTGAGACCTTCCACCCTTACATTACAA GGGAAGTGTGGATGGCCCCCAACAAGCTCTTCAACCCCACCTTGTACAGCTGCGTGGGAATATccatcctgctgctcctgctcctcctcttcctcctgtacAAATACAAGCAG AAACCCAAATACCAGGTGCGGTGGAAGATCATTGAAGCCTGCGAAGGGAATAACTACATCTTTATTGACCCCACCCAGCTGCCATACAATCGGAAGTGGGAGTTCCCCAGAAACAACCTGCAGTTTG GAAAGAcccttggagcaggggcttttgGAAAAGTGGTCGAAGCCACTGCTTTCGGGCTGGGGAAGGAAGACTCTGTCCTCAAAGTGGCTGTGAAGATGCTAAAGG CCACAGCTGACACAGATGAGCAAGAGGCGCTCATGTCTGAGCTCAAGATCATGAGTCATCTGGGCCACCATGAGAACATTGTGAACCTCCTGGGAGCATGTACCTGCGGAG gcccAATCTTGGTTATCACGGAGTACTGCCGCTACGGAGATCTGCTGAATTTTCTGCGGAAGAAAGCGGAGTGCCTAATTATCCAGGACTTGAGCTCGGATTCCTCTCCGGACAACACTGCCAATTACAAGAATATCTATCTGGAGAAGAA TGACAGCGGGTTTGCAAGCCAGACTTTGGAGACATATGTGGAAATGAGACCCGTGTCATCATCGTCATCCTCCTCAAACTCCACACCCACGAGGG GCAAGACCCcacaggaagaggagaaggaagatgCGCGGCCCCTGGACCTGCACGACCTGCTGCAATTCTCCAATCAGGTGGCCCAGGGCATGGCCTTCCTCGCCTCAAAGAAC TGCATCCACCGTGACGTGGCAGCAAGGAACGTGCTGGTGTCTGATGGACGAGTAGCCAAGATCTGTGACTTCGGGCTGGCCAGGGACATCATGAATGATTCAAACTACGTCGTGAAAGGCAAC GCTCGTCTGCCCGTGAAGTGGATGGCCCCAGAGAGCATCTTTGACTGCATTTACACAGTGCAGAGTGATGTGTGGTCTTACGGCATCCTCCTCTGGGAGATCTTCTCACTGG GTAAAAGCCCGTACCCAGGCATGGCAGTGAATAGCAAATTCTACAACATGGTGAAGCTGGGATACCAGATGGCCAGGCCAGATTTCGCTCCTTTGGAAAT GTACAGCATCATGCAAGCGTGCTGGAACCTGCAAGCCACGCAGCGGCCGACCTTCGACCAGATCTGCCATCTCATTCAGAAGCAAATGGAAGTCAACAAGGAGCAG GACTACATAAACCTCCCCGCAGAGGAAGACAGTGGGTGCGAACCCTCCAGCTGCTGCGAGGAGTCCTGCGATCAAGGAGAGAGCAGTCAGCCCCTTCTGAACAGCAACAATTACCAGTTCTGTTAA
- the CSF1R gene encoding macrophage colony-stimulating factor 1 receptor isoform X3, which translates to MGPGLLVLLVAAGIWHGSASPTIEPNVPTVTVNNGDLVNFLCYGDSSVEWITKEKNKVVHTMGTNSTLTIASATYKDTGTYQCAYTNSSDRGRASVHLFVRDPTNVWYVSTYRVQVKEGSDAQLPCLITNPAYGSNVTLLMDNHSPILPGTEFSFSAQDGVTIYRVQQAQKGYYRCQVLINGEAKKSARIRLLVSEAVEASVSVTMDTKDHVRIQGEPFWVTCQVKAPSHKYDIAWKHPAEKAAITKTTDYVKKDYIINVTLTIAAVTIGDSGRYTCMANNSGGSRSLSTMLKVIERGYVHLSPVQNTTQNIALGGSLQLQVQIEAYPPLHDWGWKHHNPSENFENSQLENQMATGNNRYTNTLVLSRLQRVESGFYTFYAANREDTASMTFSLFLKSPPRMNIVPTNNSKTLRCLADGYPAPHVEWYQCYKHAERYNPNCTLILNDTRPQVLEKMLFKTVQVESILTVPKMSANLTFCCVAVNEEGNTSETFHPYITREVWMAPNKLFNPTLYSCVGISILLLLLLLFLLYKYKQKPKYQVRWKIIEACEGNNYIFIDPTQLPYNRKWEFPRNNLQFGKTLGAGAFGKVVEATAFGLGKEDSVLKVAVKMLKADTDEQEALMSELKIMSHLGHHENIVNLLGACTCGGPILVITEYCRYGDLLNFLRKKAECLIIQDLSSDSSPDNTANYKNIYLEKKYVRSDSGFASQTLETYVEMRPVSSSSSSSNSTPTRGKTPQEEEKEDARPLDLHDLLQFSNQVAQGMAFLASKNCIHRDVAARNVLVSDGRVAKICDFGLARDIMNDSNYVVKGNARLPVKWMAPESIFDCIYTVQSDVWSYGILLWEIFSLGKSPYPGMAVNSKFYNMVKLGYQMARPDFAPLEMYSIMQACWNLQATQRPTFDQICHLIQKQMEVNKEQDYINLPAEEDSGCEPSSCCEESCDQGESSQPLLNSNNYQFC; encoded by the exons ATGGGGCCTGGCCTCCTGGTGCTTCTAGTGGCAGCTGGCATCTGGCATG GTTCGGCATCTCCAACCATTGAACCCAATGTCCCCACTGTGACAGTGAACAACGGAGACCTGGTGAACTTCCTTTGCTATGGGGACTCCAGTGTAGAATGGATCAccaaagagaaaaacaaagttgTGCACACCATGGGCACTAACAGCACACTTACTATCGCTAGTGCTACCTACAAGGACACAGGCACCTACCAGTGTGCCTACACCAACAGCAGCGACCGTGGGAGAGCCTCTGTGCATCTCTTTGTGAGAG ATCCTACGAACGTGTGGTACGTTAGCACCTACAGAGTCCAAGTAAAGGAAGGCAGTGACGCCCAGCTACCCTGTCTGATCACCAACCCAGCCTATGGATCCAACGTTACCCTGCTAATGGACAACCATTCCCCCATCTTACCAGGGACAGAGTTTTCTTTCAGTGCTCAGGATGGAGTAACGATATACAGAGTCCAGCAGGCTCAGAAAGGTTACTACAGATGCCAGGTCCTGATCAATGGAGAAGCAAAGAAGTCAGCAAGGATCAGACTGCTTGTTTCTGAAG CAGTGGAGGCGTCCGTCTCAGTCACCATGGACACTAAAGACCACGTGCGAATCCAGGGTGAGCCTTTCTGGGTCACCTGCCAAGTAAAGGCTCCTTCCCACAAGTACGACATCGCGTGGAAGCATCCGGCTGAAAAA GCCGCAATCACCAAAACCACTGACTACGTAAAGAAGGATTACATCATTAACGTTACCCTGACCATCGCTGCAGTGACAATAGGAGACAGTGGAAGATACACTTGCATGGCTAACAATTCAGGTGGATCCAGGAGTTTGTCGACCATGCTCAAAGTCATAG AGAGAGGCTACGTGCATCTGTCTCCTGTGCAAAACACCACCCAGAACATAGCGCTGGGAGGAAGCTTGCAACTGCAGGTCCAGATTGAGGCTTACCCTCCCCTTCACGACTGGGGCTGGAAGCATCACAACCCTTCGGAGAACTTTGAGAACTCCCAGCTTGAAAACCAGATGGCTACTGGTAACAACCG GTACACTAACACGCTTGTCCTGAGCCGCCTACAGAGGGTGGAAAGTGGCTTCTACACCTTCTATGCTGCAAACAGAGAGGACACCGCATCCATGACCTTCAGCCTGTTCTTGAAGT CCCCGCCTCGGATGAACATTGTGCCAACCAACAACTCCAAGACCCTTCGCTGCCTGGCCGATGGCTACCCTGCTCCCCATGTCGAGTGGTATCAATGCTACAAGCATGCCGAGAG ATACAACCCAAACTGCACCTTGATTCTGAATGACACCAGACCACAGGTCCTGGAAAAGATGCTTTTCAAAACTGTGCAAGTTGAGAGCATCCTCACAGTCCCTAAGATGAGCGCCAACCTCACCTTTTGCTGCGTGGCCGTCAACGAAGAGGGGAACACCTCTGAGACCTTCCACCCTTACATTACAA GGGAAGTGTGGATGGCCCCCAACAAGCTCTTCAACCCCACCTTGTACAGCTGCGTGGGAATATccatcctgctgctcctgctcctcctcttcctcctgtacAAATACAAGCAG AAACCCAAATACCAGGTGCGGTGGAAGATCATTGAAGCCTGCGAAGGGAATAACTACATCTTTATTGACCCCACCCAGCTGCCATACAATCGGAAGTGGGAGTTCCCCAGAAACAACCTGCAGTTTG GAAAGAcccttggagcaggggcttttgGAAAAGTGGTCGAAGCCACTGCTTTCGGGCTGGGGAAGGAAGACTCTGTCCTCAAAGTGGCTGTGAAGATGCTAAAGG CTGACACAGATGAGCAAGAGGCGCTCATGTCTGAGCTCAAGATCATGAGTCATCTGGGCCACCATGAGAACATTGTGAACCTCCTGGGAGCATGTACCTGCGGAG gcccAATCTTGGTTATCACGGAGTACTGCCGCTACGGAGATCTGCTGAATTTTCTGCGGAAGAAAGCGGAGTGCCTAATTATCCAGGACTTGAGCTCGGATTCCTCTCCGGACAACACTGCCAATTACAAGAATATCTATCTGGAGAAGAAGTATGTCCGAAG TGACAGCGGGTTTGCAAGCCAGACTTTGGAGACATATGTGGAAATGAGACCCGTGTCATCATCGTCATCCTCCTCAAACTCCACACCCACGAGGG GCAAGACCCcacaggaagaggagaaggaagatgCGCGGCCCCTGGACCTGCACGACCTGCTGCAATTCTCCAATCAGGTGGCCCAGGGCATGGCCTTCCTCGCCTCAAAGAAC TGCATCCACCGTGACGTGGCAGCAAGGAACGTGCTGGTGTCTGATGGACGAGTAGCCAAGATCTGTGACTTCGGGCTGGCCAGGGACATCATGAATGATTCAAACTACGTCGTGAAAGGCAAC GCTCGTCTGCCCGTGAAGTGGATGGCCCCAGAGAGCATCTTTGACTGCATTTACACAGTGCAGAGTGATGTGTGGTCTTACGGCATCCTCCTCTGGGAGATCTTCTCACTGG GTAAAAGCCCGTACCCAGGCATGGCAGTGAATAGCAAATTCTACAACATGGTGAAGCTGGGATACCAGATGGCCAGGCCAGATTTCGCTCCTTTGGAAAT GTACAGCATCATGCAAGCGTGCTGGAACCTGCAAGCCACGCAGCGGCCGACCTTCGACCAGATCTGCCATCTCATTCAGAAGCAAATGGAAGTCAACAAGGAGCAG GACTACATAAACCTCCCCGCAGAGGAAGACAGTGGGTGCGAACCCTCCAGCTGCTGCGAGGAGTCCTGCGATCAAGGAGAGAGCAGTCAGCCCCTTCTGAACAGCAACAATTACCAGTTCTGTTAA